A genomic region of Echeneis naucrates chromosome 24, fEcheNa1.1, whole genome shotgun sequence contains the following coding sequences:
- the LOC115037763 gene encoding adapter protein CIKS-like isoform X2, with translation MDERMTSSSLALVWPPSCKQCNGHTEASNSPQDNGSESPITIHLGRQRRLPESQPQHQSRDAGNVAPDHSFLVHTQSGQMKPPHPAGAWSNGFRELPLYEGEEMVNYSRSSAGPPNWPQKNSVDEAEYLEPPLPLLSDINNTYYGSSQQPAPRMPAKCSNPKQGRSLRHCACCPPTNQPRNNYNYGYYNHPYSGDLHRQPQHQHQQSWNPSKNKLQLQDGPNAAQQSMPLHMGPPRDVMHEVSVGYQAHSGPATREIRKTISLPEECRNVFITYSVDTANEIILFTKFLTDQGFKPAIDIFDNPIRRMGIAKWMDSYLNDKSVLIIVVISPKYKEDVEGAGGDDHGLHTKYIHNQIQNEFIQQGCLNFRLVPVLFPNATKIHVPNWLQSTRIYRWPQDTQDLLLRLVREERYVIPQQGSDLTLTVRPL, from the exons ATGGATGAGCGCATGACATCCTCCAGTCTGGCATTGGTCTGGCCTCCCTCTTGTAAACAATGCAACGGACATACAGAGGCAAGCAATAGTCCACAGGACAATGGCAGTGAGTCACCTATTACCATACACCTTGGCAGACAGAGGAGACTGCCTGAGAGCCAGCCCCAGCACCAATCCAGAGATGCTGGGAATGTTGCTCCAGACCACAGCTTTCTAGTCCACACACAATCAGGACAGATGAAACCACCCCACCCTGCAGGTGCTTGGTCTAATGGCTTCAGAGAGCTACCACTGTATGAAGGGGAAGAAATGGTCAACTACAGTAGGAGCTCTGCAGGCCCACCAAACTGGCCCCAAAAGAACTCTGTGGATGAGGCAGAATACTTGGAACCCCCTCTCCCACTTCTGTCTGATATTAACAATACTTACTATGGCTCATCACAGCAACCAGCACCACGAATGCCTGCAAAGT GTTCCAATCCAAAGCAGGGAAGGAGTCTCAGACATTGTGCATGCTGCCCTCCAACAAATCAGCCCCGTAACAATTACAATTATGGTTATTATAACCATCCTTACTCGGGAGATTTACACAGGCAGCCccagcaccagcaccaacaGTCCTG GAAtccttcaaaaaacaaacttcagctTCAAGATGGTCCAAATGCCGCTCAACAGTCTATGCCTCTTCATATGGGGCCTCCTAGAGATGTGATGCATGAGGTCAGTGTGGGCTACCAGGCACATTCAGGACCTGCCACAAGGGAAATCAGGAAGACCATAAGTTTACCCGAGGAATGTA GGAATGTTTTCATCACATACTCAGTGGACACAGCCAACGAGATTATTCTGTTTACCAAATTTCTGACTGATCAAGGATTCAAACCAGCA ATTGACATCTTTGACAACCCAATCCGAAGAATGGGCATCGCCAAATGGATGGACAGCTATTTGAATGAT aaatcagtgcTCATCATTGTGGTCATTAGTCCCAAGTACAAGGAGGACGTGGAGGGAGCTGGAGGTGATGACCACGGCCTGCACACTAAATACATTCATAATCAG ATACAAAATGAGTTCATCCAGCAAGGCTGCCTGAACTTCAGACTGGTTCCTGTACTGTTTCCTAACGCAACTAAG ATACATGTCCCTAACTGGCTACAGAGCACCAGGATCTACCGCTGGCCCCAGGACACCCAGGACCTGCTGCTGCGCCTGGTCAGGGAGGAGCGCTACGTCATTCCACAACAGGGGTCAGACCTCACCCTCACTGTTCGCCCCCTTTGA
- the LOC115037763 gene encoding uncharacterized protein LOC115037763 isoform X1, whose amino-acid sequence MDERMTSSSLALVWPPSCKQCNGHTEASNSPQDNGSESPITIHLGRQRRLPESQPQHQSRDAGNVAPDHSFLVHTQSGQMKPPHPAGAWSNGFRELPLYEGEEMVNYSRSSAGPPNWPQKNSVDEAEYLEPPLPLLSDINNTYYGSSQQPAPRMPAKCSNPKQGRSLRHCACCPPTNQPRNNYNYGYYNHPYSGDLHRQPQHQHQQSWNPSKNKLQLQDGPNAAQQSMPLHMGPPRDVMHEVSVGYQAHSGPATREIRKTISLPEECRNVFITYSVDTANEIILFTKFLTDQGFKPAIDIFDNPIRRMGIAKWMDSYLNDKSVLIIVVISPKYKEDVEGAGGDDHGLHTKYIHNQIQNEFIQQGCLNFRLVPVLFPNATKIHVPNWLQSTRIYRWPQDTQDLLLRLVREERYVIPQQGREECSKSKCNAGQYVRKMGICPLLSVHHK is encoded by the exons ATGGATGAGCGCATGACATCCTCCAGTCTGGCATTGGTCTGGCCTCCCTCTTGTAAACAATGCAACGGACATACAGAGGCAAGCAATAGTCCACAGGACAATGGCAGTGAGTCACCTATTACCATACACCTTGGCAGACAGAGGAGACTGCCTGAGAGCCAGCCCCAGCACCAATCCAGAGATGCTGGGAATGTTGCTCCAGACCACAGCTTTCTAGTCCACACACAATCAGGACAGATGAAACCACCCCACCCTGCAGGTGCTTGGTCTAATGGCTTCAGAGAGCTACCACTGTATGAAGGGGAAGAAATGGTCAACTACAGTAGGAGCTCTGCAGGCCCACCAAACTGGCCCCAAAAGAACTCTGTGGATGAGGCAGAATACTTGGAACCCCCTCTCCCACTTCTGTCTGATATTAACAATACTTACTATGGCTCATCACAGCAACCAGCACCACGAATGCCTGCAAAGT GTTCCAATCCAAAGCAGGGAAGGAGTCTCAGACATTGTGCATGCTGCCCTCCAACAAATCAGCCCCGTAACAATTACAATTATGGTTATTATAACCATCCTTACTCGGGAGATTTACACAGGCAGCCccagcaccagcaccaacaGTCCTG GAAtccttcaaaaaacaaacttcagctTCAAGATGGTCCAAATGCCGCTCAACAGTCTATGCCTCTTCATATGGGGCCTCCTAGAGATGTGATGCATGAGGTCAGTGTGGGCTACCAGGCACATTCAGGACCTGCCACAAGGGAAATCAGGAAGACCATAAGTTTACCCGAGGAATGTA GGAATGTTTTCATCACATACTCAGTGGACACAGCCAACGAGATTATTCTGTTTACCAAATTTCTGACTGATCAAGGATTCAAACCAGCA ATTGACATCTTTGACAACCCAATCCGAAGAATGGGCATCGCCAAATGGATGGACAGCTATTTGAATGAT aaatcagtgcTCATCATTGTGGTCATTAGTCCCAAGTACAAGGAGGACGTGGAGGGAGCTGGAGGTGATGACCACGGCCTGCACACTAAATACATTCATAATCAG ATACAAAATGAGTTCATCCAGCAAGGCTGCCTGAACTTCAGACTGGTTCCTGTACTGTTTCCTAACGCAACTAAG ATACATGTCCCTAACTGGCTACAGAGCACCAGGATCTACCGCTGGCCCCAGGACACCCAGGACCTGCTGCTGCGCCTGGTCAGGGAGGAGCGCTACGTCATTCCACAACAGGG AAGAGAAGAGTGCAGCAAGAGCAAATGCAACGCTGGACAGTACGTTCGCAAGATGGGCATCTGTCCATTACTTTCAGTTCATCATAAATAA